The DNA segment GAGGACCGTGGCATCGGGATCCCGCCCGCGCGGCTCGCCCGCGTGTTCGAGCGCTTCGAGCGCGCAGTGTCGACGCGCAACTACGGAGGATTCGGGCTCGGCCTCTACATCGTTCGAAGGATCGTGGAGGCGCTCGGCGGCGCGGTTCGCGTCGACAGCACGCTGGGCGCGGGATCGAGGTTCACAGTCGAGCTGCCCTGCGCGGGACCGCCCGCGATCACGCTTGACAGACAGTGAAGGCCGTCCACCAAGATGCACCACTCTGGGCGCTCTACCTGAGGGGATCTGGAAGCTGAGCTTCGCCATCTTCGCGCCGGTCTGGCGGAAACGCAGCTTGCGCAGCGCCTCGACGATGCACGGCCGCCGTGGCCGGAAATGCTATCGAGCTCGCGCTCGAGACCTCGACGCTGCCGCGACCGAGCTCGCGCGCCTCCTCTGAGGCCGGCGCAGAGGAGCCCGCTCCGGCCCCGCGTACAGACCTGCATATGTCCTTAGGACACCCGGCAACCGCCGCGCTCGCCCAGCTCCTCGTGGCCCCTAGACACGGCAGCCGTGCTCCTTGACCACCGCACCTGCGCCACTGCCGAGGGCGGATGCCGAGCTCACACCCCGTCGCCGGAGAGGCCTGCGGGCGCCGGCGCGCTGAAAGCTTCGGCCGCGAATCCAGGCCAGCGGCCGGCTCGATCATCGGCATGCGCTTGCTCACCTCCCCGGTGCTGGCAGCAGACCGAGCCACCGTGGTTGCGTCGCTCGCCGGCGCCCTAAGCCGTGCCGCCGCCCTCGAGGCTCGTGGCCGGGCCGGCCGGGTTGGCGGGGCCCGCGCCCTCGCGCCGGCCGCCGGCGCCGCCCCGCCCCCCGCCTTGGGGTGAGCCGCCCGCCCCGCCCGCGCCCGGGTCGGGCAGCGTGCCGCCGACGAGCGTGACGTCGGTCGTCAGCTCGGCCACGACGAACGGCGCCGCCTTGCCGGTCGCCCCGTACCCCGCAGCGGGGGGCGCGTTGGCCCGGCAAGGCGGGGTGGCGGCGCCGAGCCACATTCCGCTGTCACTGCATATGGTCGCAAATTTCTGAATCAAAGTCGGCTCGCGACGGAGCACGCGCTCGATCTCCTCTTGCACGACGCCGACTCGCGCGTTAGATACTGAACCACATGGTTCAGTATTCGAGTGTCCGCCTCGATGCTTCCTTCGCCGCGCTTTCCGACGCGACCCGGCGCGGCGTTCTGGAGCAGCTCGGACGAGCCGACGCTTCGATCACGGACCTCGCCGAGAAGTTTCACATGACCCTCACGGGCATGAAGAAGCACGTCGGCGTCCTCGAGCGGGCCGGGCTCGTCACCACCGAGAAGGTCGGCCGCGTGCGTACCTGCAAGCTCGGCCCGCGCCAGCTCGACGAAGAGACGGCGTGGATCGAGAGGTACCGCCAGCTCTGGGCCGCACGCTTCGACGAGCTGGACAAGGTCATCGAGGAGCTGAAACGAAAGGAGAACGTCGATGGACGCAAGTAAAGAGAGTGAGCCCCAATTGACGAGCAATCGCACGACGGTGGAACCGAAGTCCGATCGCGAGATCGTCGTCACACGGACCTTCGATGCCCCGGCGCGCATCGTGTTCCAGGCGTGGACCACGCCGGAGCTGTTCAGGCGGTGGTGGATACCGAAGTCGATGCCCGTGCCTCTACTTTCCTACGAAGCGGATATTCGCGCCGGCGGCAGCTACCGCCTGGTCTTTGGTCACGATGCCGCGCAGCCGATGGCGTTCTTCGGCACGTACCTCGAAGTGACACCGCATTCGCGCATCGTGTGGACGAACGACGAAGCGGGCGACGATGGCGCCGTCACGACCGTGACCCTCGAGGAAAAAGGCGGCAAGACGCTGCAGGTGCTGCACGAGCTCTATCGATCGAAGCAAGCGCGCGACGCCGCCCTGGCCTCGGGCGCGTACAGCGGGATGGGCGAGACGTTCGAGCAGCTCGATGAGCTTCTCGTCACGCTTGGTACGACGGCGCGATCGTCCTGAAGCCATCGCGCGGGAGGGGCGCCGGGGAGCGCGACGAGCGCGGTCCTCCTCGGCGCTGCGCAGTGCGTCTTCTCCGGTCTTCCACACCCGGAGCGAGCCCTCTCGGATTTGATGGCAAGTTCTGAGAGGGGGCTTGGTCTTTGGTCCTTCAGTCCCTCAGCAAACCTGCTCGGAACCGAACGACTCTCCCTCCATCTCGACCCGAGGTGGACATCACCGTGGACGACGTCGACCGGGAGAAGGCGTACGTCGCGCAGATCGTCGACGATCTCGGCTACGACCTGCGGTACGTCTCGGCGGGGAACGAGCCGGACAACAAGTCGCGCAACGGCAACTGGCCCTACCTCGGCGCGGCGACGGGCACCGACGACGAGAAGCGGGCCGCCGCGCTCGCGAGCTACGCCAGCCGATACCTGACTTACCGGCAAGCCATCGACCCGCTCCAGCCCGGCCTCACCTACGCCTTCGCCGAGGTCGCCAACGTGGAGTACCTCGACGACCTGCTCGCCGAGCATGATTGTTCCTGGAAGCCGCCTGGCCGGGGAGCGGCGGACGCGAACCAGCGCTCGAGCGCGTCCACCAACCCCTCGACGTCTCCCACGTCGCCGGCCCAAGCAATGCACCCGTCGGGCCGGATCAGCATCGACGGACCTGCGTCGGCCGGTAAGCAGCGCACCCGCGTGAACCCGGCGGCGAGACCGGCCGCTTGCCCGTCAGGAGACGCGTCGAGCACTATGCCTTCGCCTTCCGCCATCTCCGCGAACAGCGATGTTCGAGCGTCGGCGCGGCCGACCGGCCGATCGCCGGTGAGGCGTCCGACCAGGTCTCGCTCCGCGCCGAGGTCGTAGCGCGTGGCCAGACCGCTCGTCAGTCCGTCGAGATGGCCATTCACGGCGTCGATCTCCATCAGCTTCGCGAAGATCTGCCGCATTGCGCTCGACTGCGGGTCGGACCGCGTGAGCGCGACCTGGGCGAGCGTGTTGGCCAGCACGGCCTCGGCCACGGGCCGCCGCTCGGACGTGTAGCTGTCGAGCAGGCTGTCCGGCTTGTCGCCGCGAACGACGGCGGCGAGCTTCCAGCCGAGGTTGGCCGCGTCGACCAGCCCAAGGCTCAGCCCCTGGCCGCCCAAAGGCGAATGGATGTGCGCCGCATCACCCGCGAGCAGGACGCGATCCCGGCGGTACGTGTCGACCAGACGTGCGCTGTCCGTGAAGCGATTCGCCTGCTCCATCGCCGTCACGCGGACATCCGCGCCGCTGATTCGGCGCAGCACGCCTTCGATCTCCTCGCGCGTGACGGGCGCATTGCGATCAGCCAGCGGACCGCTGAAGTCGTGCATCGCAAGCCAGCGAGGCCGAGGTCCGTTCATGACGACGCCCTCCGGCGTGCGGGTCGACCCGCGCGGCAGGCGCTCGGGGTGGTCGAGGTCGAGCACGGCCTGGTACATGAATTGGCTCGGCGGCGTACCGGGGAAGGCAAAACCGGCCAACTTGCGGATCGAACTGCGCCCTCCGTCACATCCGACAAGCCAGGCGCAGCGCGCATGCTCCGGCCCGTCCGGGGAAGCCCAGTGGAGCGCGACGCCATCGTCATGCTGGTCCAAGCCCGTGACCTCGCACCCGCGCCGTACCTCGATGTCGAGCGCGGCCGCCCGCGCGCCCAGGATCGCCTCCACGCCCTGCTGGTTCACCCAGAGCATGCGCCGTTCGGGCTCGCCCACTGCTTCTGATCGGAGAGGGAGAAGGGCGAAATGCCCCCTGGACCTGTGTGCCTGCGCCCGCCTCTCTACGCCCACCGGTCCCATGGCCGCGAAGTGGCGATCCTCCGCCCCGGCGAGCGCTGGGCCCATGCTCCGGCGCTGGAGCGCCTCCACGCCGAGCGGTCCGACTGCAGTCCCCTTCAGGGCGACGCTCGGCGCAGTGAGCCGCTCGAGCACCATCACACCGGCGCCGCCCAGCTTGAGCTCGATCGCGAGCAGGAGCCCGACCGGCCCGGCGCCTACAACCACGACATCGACTTGCTCGTCCATCGGCCATGAATCCATCGAGTACTACGTACAAACATCGATCAGCTATCGGGACACAGAAGGCACTGAGAATATGTGAGTCTGCCCAGCTATCCGTCGATTGGTCAGCCGAAGCCGCCGAGGGCGGCTCGTTGTCCGGGCCAGGACGGCGCGCGGCGCGTCCACGCGGGGGCCCACGCTCTTCATCGCCGGCGCTCACTCGCCAGGGAAGAGCTCCTCGGCGGTCATGTACTTCGCCCCGAGCGCTTGCGCGAACTCCCGGTCGCTTTCCATATCACCGACCATAACCAGGTGCTCGCGCGCGAGCTTGTGGCGCTGGATCAGCGATATCCCGAGCCCCGGCAGGGGCTTGCGACAGAAGCAGCCGACCGGAAACGCCGGGTGCGGACAGTACACGACCTCGGCCACGGGCAGGCCGAGGAGCTCGATCGTCCGTGAGAACGCGGCCAGGACAGCCTCTTCGGTCACCGATCCTTTCGAGATGCCGCTCTGGTTTGACACGAAGAAGAGCGTGTATCCGTCGTTGACCCAGCGCTCCAGGGCCGCGCGCCGACCGGGCAGGAGCTCGACGTCGTCGGGGTCGCGCGGGTAGATTTCGCCGCTCTTTGTCGTTCGCAGCGTACCGTCTACGTCGAGGAGCAGGCCCTTGCCCGTGAAGAGCGGATCAACGCGTCGGGCAAACGGGATCTCCTCGACCACCGAGAAGCCCTCATCCACGTGCGGCGCCTCGAAATTCGCAGCCCACCGCGAGAGCGCCTGCGGTGGCGGCAGGTTGGGATCCTCTTTGCCGAGCGCTTTCATGTCCTCCGGCCCGAGCAGCTTGCCGTAGCGATCGAGGACGCGGAGGACGACGTTCGCGTAGGCCTCGTTGATGGGCGTGGCCAGGTACCGGCACCGGACCGGCACGCGGTGCGCGTGCGCCATCCGGATCACCGCATAGCGCGACGCGCGCGTGCCGTACGTATTGTCGAGGACCACCCGCGTTTGCCCCGAGGAGAGCAGCTCTCCGAGCTTCTTGACCACGCCGTCGAGCGTGCCGCCGAGCTCATCGCGGTTCAGGCGCGCGTACCCTCTGGCCGTGTAGCGGGCGACCTCCGACGATTTGCCTGCCCCTTGAATTCCCATGACCACGACCACCTCGGGCGCATCGCCGGGGCCTTCTCCGGGCTCGAGCTTGCGCAGGCCGGCGGGGATCACGGGGGGCGCGACCGAGGCCAGCACATCGGCCGTGGGCG comes from the Sorangium aterium genome and includes:
- a CDS encoding ArsR/SmtB family transcription factor yields the protein MVQYSSVRLDASFAALSDATRRGVLEQLGRADASITDLAEKFHMTLTGMKKHVGVLERAGLVTTEKVGRVRTCKLGPRQLDEETAWIERYRQLWAARFDELDKVIEELKRKENVDGRK
- a CDS encoding SRPBCC family protein, whose amino-acid sequence is MDASKESEPQLTSNRTTVEPKSDREIVVTRTFDAPARIVFQAWTTPELFRRWWIPKSMPVPLLSYEADIRAGGSYRLVFGHDAAQPMAFFGTYLEVTPHSRIVWTNDEAGDDGAVTTVTLEEKGGKTLQVLHELYRSKQARDAALASGAYSGMGETFEQLDELLVTLGTTARSS
- a CDS encoding FAD-dependent monooxygenase — protein: MDSWPMDEQVDVVVVGAGPVGLLLAIELKLGGAGVMVLERLTAPSVALKGTAVGPLGVEALQRRSMGPALAGAEDRHFAAMGPVGVERRAQAHRSRGHFALLPLRSEAVGEPERRMLWVNQQGVEAILGARAAALDIEVRRGCEVTGLDQHDDGVALHWASPDGPEHARCAWLVGCDGGRSSIRKLAGFAFPGTPPSQFMYQAVLDLDHPERLPRGSTRTPEGVVMNGPRPRWLAMHDFSGPLADRNAPVTREEIEGVLRRISGADVRVTAMEQANRFTDSARLVDTYRRDRVLLAGDAAHIHSPLGGQGLSLGLVDAANLGWKLAAVVRGDKPDSLLDSYTSERRPVAEAVLANTLAQVALTRSDPQSSAMRQIFAKLMEIDAVNGHLDGLTSGLATRYDLGAERDLVGRLTGDRPVGRADARTSLFAEMAEGEGIVLDASPDGQAAGLAAGFTRVRCLPADAGPSMLIRPDGCIAWAGDVGDVEGLVDALERWFASAAPRPGGFQEQSCSASRSSRYSTLATSAKA
- a CDS encoding aldo/keto reductase, with the protein product MTPAPSPYGVLGPLDVPLGLGLLRLATEGRPSEEDATAVIHVALDQGIRLLDTADSYCLTDREAHYGERLVRKALDAWSGPRDDVRVITKAGLTRPKGRWVPNGSRDHLRRTVEGSLKALGVSRIFMLLLHVTDPKTPLEDSLAALAELQKEGLIEHLGLSNTSIAEVHQALRHFPVRAIQEELSVLDRGSAARGLLELAKQMGIPFLAHRPLGGHAKVDSLLKNRAIKPIAARHTITSQEAALAALLDLGPPVLPLFGATKRESVQSCLRALRVPFGARDRADLSKTSFAPTADVLASVAPPVIPAGLRKLEPGEGPGDAPEVVVVMGIQGAGKSSEVARYTARGYARLNRDELGGTLDGVVKKLGELLSSGQTRVVLDNTYGTRASRYAVIRMAHAHRVPVRCRYLATPINEAYANVVLRVLDRYGKLLGPEDMKALGKEDPNLPPPQALSRWAANFEAPHVDEGFSVVEEIPFARRVDPLFTGKGLLLDVDGTLRTTKSGEIYPRDPDDVELLPGRRAALERWVNDGYTLFFVSNQSGISKGSVTEEAVLAAFSRTIELLGLPVAEVVYCPHPAFPVGCFCRKPLPGLGISLIQRHKLAREHLVMVGDMESDREFAQALGAKYMTAEELFPGE